In Erigeron canadensis isolate Cc75 chromosome 1, C_canadensis_v1, whole genome shotgun sequence, a single window of DNA contains:
- the LOC122587935 gene encoding uncharacterized protein LOC122587935, with the protein MFKNSIPLGLRGAILESDKVKTYLKFVEDYFKGSSKAHASSLMLKILTLKYDGSSGVREHIMKMSDMANKLKTLEMEVYDNFLVHFIMTSLPAQFDAFKINYNAQKDKWKMSELIAVCQQEEDCLKLAQPEVVHLTTTANSKKRKGNNSNKTGNKGLMS; encoded by the coding sequence ATGTTCAAGAACTCCATTCCCCTTGGTCTTCGAGGAGCTATCCTTGAGTCTGACAAAGTCAAAACTTACCTCAAATTTGTTGAGGATTACTTCAAGGGATCGTCTAAAGCGCATGCAAGCAGCTTAATGCTAAAGATACTTACTCTGAAATATGATGGAAGTAGCGGTGTccgtgaacacataatgaaaatgagTGATATGGCGAACAAGCTTAAGACTCTTGAAATGGAAGTCTATGATAACTTTCTTGTGCATTTCATAATGACATCATTGCCTGCTCAATTTGATGCCTTCAAGATTAACTATAATGCTCAGAAGGATAAATGGAAGATGAGTGAACTGATTGCAGTGTGTCAACAAGAAGAGGATTGCCTTAAGCTCGCGCAACCTGAAgttgttcaccttactaccactgctaattccaaGAAGAGGAAGGGTAACAACAGTAACAAGACTGGAAATAAAGGTCTAATGTCTTGA